A window of the Nisaea acidiphila genome harbors these coding sequences:
- a CDS encoding tetratricopeptide repeat-containing glycosyltransferase family protein: protein MTGSADAVSGARERLKSIAAAAFGTGDFVSAGRSLQAYCVLFPGDAGGYGNLLAIERRTGQNLGRMERLAFQALLIAPDVDTPIISLLTGFADRRVPVSPAFRARLAARPRFGKLALAVAICHFMAGQADDALLELRRSLVLNPQQVALLRQAGGFLQNLGDPKAADYFSWTLCAALEPDEDYREALSGLAAERHEDGAILRSIGFYRSALQLDRGNASVRANLAAALVEVGEASAAEDELKKLLISEPENREGLWLSSCLRIGRGDRSGGYRSHHVRWSDPYEGSRAMRFEGTALWLGHPLEGKRILAWGDFGIGDEVLFAPLASWLAAQGASVVLEVDPRLVAFAKRSFPAVAVVARQDEVIAPGQFDFHVPTALIVRFYHRHSAPEPLDPWRADTKRVRALRSELGERFSGPLIGLAWGGGGKRTSWSKTTELAEWSSLLGLEEANFVSLQYVSSDGSEPPELLSRVRDAPVENLREDLDGLAALIAALDCVVSISGVNAHFAGALHRPGFILLPKQPLWFWGRSGDRSPWYPSLRIYRNIGAGWQEPIAALTGDVRRFLSL, encoded by the coding sequence ATGACCGGTTCGGCGGACGCTGTATCGGGCGCTCGAGAGCGCCTAAAATCAATTGCCGCGGCGGCCTTCGGCACTGGCGACTTCGTTTCCGCCGGCAGATCTCTTCAAGCATACTGCGTGTTATTCCCGGGCGATGCGGGCGGATATGGCAATCTGTTGGCTATCGAACGACGGACGGGACAAAATCTCGGTCGCATGGAGCGGCTGGCATTTCAGGCTCTTCTGATTGCGCCGGATGTCGATACGCCGATTATTTCATTGCTGACAGGGTTTGCTGACCGCCGGGTTCCGGTTTCGCCGGCGTTTCGAGCTCGACTGGCGGCGCGCCCCCGCTTCGGAAAGCTCGCTCTGGCCGTGGCGATCTGCCACTTCATGGCGGGGCAGGCGGACGACGCTCTCCTCGAACTTCGCCGCAGTCTCGTATTGAATCCGCAGCAAGTTGCTCTGCTTCGCCAAGCCGGTGGTTTTTTGCAGAACCTCGGGGATCCAAAGGCCGCCGACTATTTCTCGTGGACATTGTGTGCGGCCCTCGAGCCTGATGAGGACTATCGCGAAGCGCTCAGCGGCCTCGCGGCCGAACGCCACGAAGACGGTGCGATTCTTCGCTCGATCGGATTCTACCGGTCGGCTCTTCAGCTGGATCGGGGCAATGCCTCGGTTCGCGCCAATCTGGCAGCCGCGCTCGTCGAGGTCGGAGAGGCCTCGGCGGCGGAGGATGAACTGAAGAAGTTGCTCATATCCGAGCCGGAAAATCGTGAAGGCCTTTGGCTTTCGTCCTGTCTCCGCATCGGCCGGGGAGACAGGAGCGGAGGATACCGGTCGCACCATGTACGCTGGAGCGATCCGTATGAGGGCTCGCGCGCAATGCGTTTCGAGGGAACCGCGCTATGGCTTGGTCACCCGCTGGAAGGCAAGCGGATATTGGCCTGGGGCGATTTCGGGATCGGAGATGAAGTGCTCTTTGCCCCACTGGCGTCGTGGCTTGCGGCGCAAGGGGCCTCGGTCGTTCTCGAAGTCGACCCGCGCCTTGTCGCGTTCGCAAAAAGGAGTTTCCCGGCGGTCGCGGTTGTCGCTCGTCAGGATGAGGTCATTGCCCCCGGCCAGTTCGATTTTCATGTTCCGACGGCGCTGATCGTGCGTTTTTATCATCGGCACTCCGCGCCGGAGCCGCTCGATCCGTGGCGGGCGGATACGAAAAGGGTGCGCGCGCTCCGTTCCGAACTCGGTGAACGCTTTTCCGGGCCGTTGATAGGACTGGCCTGGGGGGGCGGCGGGAAAAGGACCTCATGGTCCAAGACAACAGAATTGGCGGAATGGTCCTCTTTGCTGGGATTGGAGGAAGCCAACTTCGTGAGCTTGCAGTATGTGAGCTCAGATGGGAGCGAACCACCTGAGCTGCTCTCCAGAGTGCGGGACGCACCGGTCGAGAATCTGCGCGAGGACTTGGACGGCCTTGCCGCGCTCATCGCCGCGCTTGATTGCGTTGTGTCGATTTCCGGAGTGAACGCACATTTCGCCGGGGCCCTGCACCGGCCCGGCTTCATACTCCTTCCGAAGCAGCCGCTGTGGTTCTGGGGGCGAAGCGGAGACCGCTCGCCCTGGTATCCGAGTTTGCGGATCTACCGCAACATTGGCGCTGGGTGGCAAGAGCCAATCGCCGCTTTGACCGGAGATGTCAGGCGCTTTCTTTCGCTCTAA
- a CDS encoding tetratricopeptide repeat protein, whose amino-acid sequence MKRGSESRSSSEENSVIPTVSNFSLIKVLSTAEAFLQNGQDEVAELLFDEALSRKPRSIRAHFGKGKIDITRGNFSQAEERFRIVQVVTPTFDAAASNIANLFSLTDRFEDAVRWYERAIRIAPEDRALKLALGINLLRLGDWERGFALYDLREDRERLVKTSGAENMWDGKRSVADKTVMVVGEQGFGDHINFARYCKLLKDRGAKTIYFTRSELTDLLERVPFIDEVATHGSKVRFDYAVMAMSLPGLLGTEPDSVPLREGYIPLSSQVPDRRESSKLGTPGPGPLRILIAWRGNPHNSRDAVRSCPFEIFADLVRDNPCAEFYCMPWDYEAIKERAPDNLQKLEGDFNSFSDTAEMLDQIDLVVSVDTSIVHLAGAIGKPTWLLIGSQPDWRWLSQGSDGIWYNSLRIFRPTGGWAQLVRTVAGELHELIARPTSARVTPGPGRTEDALNGS is encoded by the coding sequence ATGAAGCGCGGTTCCGAATCACGCTCTTCGAGCGAAGAAAATTCAGTAATCCCAACGGTATCGAACTTTTCGTTGATAAAAGTTCTTTCGACCGCCGAAGCGTTCTTGCAGAACGGTCAGGATGAGGTTGCCGAACTCCTGTTCGATGAAGCCCTTTCCCGGAAACCACGCTCTATTCGAGCGCATTTCGGAAAAGGGAAAATAGACATAACGCGGGGAAACTTCTCTCAAGCAGAGGAACGGTTTCGAATAGTTCAGGTCGTCACGCCGACCTTTGACGCGGCGGCATCCAACATTGCAAATCTATTCTCCCTGACCGATCGGTTCGAGGATGCCGTGCGATGGTACGAAAGAGCTATTCGAATCGCCCCGGAGGACCGGGCGCTTAAACTCGCTCTCGGCATCAACCTGCTTCGGCTTGGGGATTGGGAGAGAGGTTTCGCCCTATATGATCTAAGGGAAGACCGGGAGCGTCTGGTAAAGACATCGGGCGCCGAGAACATGTGGGACGGCAAGCGTTCCGTTGCCGACAAGACCGTGATGGTGGTCGGCGAACAGGGATTCGGCGACCACATCAATTTTGCACGCTACTGCAAGCTGCTGAAAGACCGGGGGGCAAAGACCATCTATTTCACGCGGTCGGAGCTAACGGACCTGCTTGAGCGCGTCCCCTTCATCGACGAGGTTGCCACGCATGGAAGCAAAGTACGCTTCGACTATGCAGTCATGGCAATGAGCTTGCCCGGGCTGCTCGGTACCGAACCTGACAGTGTCCCATTGAGGGAAGGCTATATCCCGCTGTCGTCCCAAGTACCGGACCGCCGGGAGTCATCGAAGCTTGGCACGCCGGGCCCCGGGCCCCTTCGTATTCTAATTGCCTGGCGCGGAAATCCCCACAACTCTCGCGATGCAGTAAGATCCTGTCCATTCGAGATATTCGCGGACCTCGTGCGCGATAACCCATGTGCGGAGTTCTACTGCATGCCGTGGGACTACGAAGCCATCAAGGAGCGTGCGCCAGACAATCTCCAGAAGCTGGAAGGCGACTTCAATAGCTTCTCGGACACCGCCGAAATGCTAGACCAAATTGATCTTGTTGTGTCGGTCGACACCAGCATTGTGCACCTGGCCGGGGCTATCGGCAAACCGACCTGGCTACTCATCGGGAGTCAACCGGATTGGCGTTGGCTTTCGCAAGGGTCGGACGGTATCTGGTACAATTCTTTGCGGATTTTCCGGCCGACGGGTGGATGGGCTCAATTAGTAAGAACCGTCGCCGGAGAACTCCACGAACTCATCGCTCGACCGACATCGGCGCGGGTGACACCCGGGCCGGGCAGAACTGAGGATGCTCTAAATGGCAGTTGA
- a CDS encoding glycosyltransferase family 4 protein: protein MPQNYSQRRRFDVSSIPVCAIHYHPDAYRADRVGVKGRHSAGAGFLTSYFRHGRCERFVAMTPNERHGAEFVELAGALDPRNREVRHLRTLLSQPGAAECLLVSGPNLEEFVWDRRARDQRAYSVCGVTHTLSSDRVIAALCNAPLLPIQPWDALICTSRVARDVVQRSIAQYGDYLERRLGVAPSVQMQLPIIPLGVDGARYAADPEARARLRNRIGASDGDLVVLFLGRFTFHAKAHPVPMYLAAEKAAERLPDRKVHLVMAGQAPNETIMQSYRETAELFTDAAAVHFVDGRDDALIHETWQGSDVFLSLSDNIQETFGLTPIEAMAAGLPAVVSDWDGYKDTVIEGETGFRIPTTAPAAGDGFELALMYQTGRDNYDRFVGRACMSSGCDPDAAADALVKLAEDPDLRCRMGMAGRKRAAEVYDWSVIVRAYEDLWLELRELRRTAEEVTPRRPGEAASPFYPDPFDIFSCHPTSVLGPATIIKAVPGAAETAADFLLRHNFVSFGADFMLTGDELATLLAELERRGSLKLSELEEKLAPAVVHRLRRTLGWLLKFGQIKLGENETD, encoded by the coding sequence GTGCCGCAGAATTATTCTCAGCGCCGGCGGTTCGACGTGTCTTCCATTCCTGTTTGCGCCATACACTATCACCCCGACGCGTACCGGGCGGACCGTGTGGGTGTCAAAGGGCGGCATTCTGCGGGAGCGGGATTCCTGACGAGCTATTTCCGGCACGGTCGCTGTGAACGCTTCGTCGCGATGACCCCGAATGAGCGGCACGGGGCCGAATTCGTCGAGTTGGCTGGGGCGCTGGATCCCCGAAACCGCGAGGTCCGGCATCTGCGGACCCTGCTCTCGCAACCCGGTGCCGCCGAGTGTCTTCTCGTGTCGGGTCCCAATCTGGAAGAGTTTGTTTGGGATCGCCGCGCACGAGACCAGCGGGCCTACAGCGTCTGCGGTGTGACGCATACGCTCTCGTCGGATCGGGTGATCGCCGCGCTCTGTAATGCGCCGCTTCTTCCCATACAGCCGTGGGACGCTTTGATCTGCACCTCCCGTGTCGCCCGCGATGTGGTTCAGCGTTCGATAGCCCAGTATGGCGACTACCTTGAGCGGCGCCTCGGCGTCGCGCCGAGCGTTCAGATGCAGTTGCCGATCATTCCCCTCGGTGTGGACGGTGCTCGCTACGCTGCCGATCCGGAAGCGCGCGCACGGTTGCGCAACCGCATCGGCGCGTCGGACGGAGACCTGGTCGTCCTGTTTCTTGGCCGCTTTACCTTCCATGCAAAGGCGCACCCAGTGCCGATGTATCTGGCGGCGGAGAAAGCGGCGGAGCGGTTGCCGGACCGGAAGGTTCATCTCGTCATGGCGGGCCAGGCGCCAAACGAAACCATCATGCAATCCTACCGGGAAACGGCAGAGCTCTTCACCGATGCGGCCGCGGTCCATTTCGTCGACGGTCGAGACGACGCGCTAATTCATGAAACCTGGCAGGGTTCTGACGTTTTCCTCTCGCTCTCGGACAATATTCAGGAAACCTTCGGCCTGACGCCGATCGAAGCGATGGCAGCGGGGCTTCCCGCAGTTGTTAGCGATTGGGACGGCTACAAGGACACTGTTATCGAGGGTGAAACCGGGTTCCGCATCCCGACGACCGCGCCGGCAGCGGGTGATGGTTTCGAGCTTGCTCTCATGTACCAGACCGGCCGGGACAATTACGACCGGTTCGTCGGACGGGCATGCATGTCGTCTGGCTGTGACCCGGATGCAGCGGCAGATGCCCTGGTGAAATTGGCGGAAGATCCTGACTTGCGCTGTCGAATGGGGATGGCTGGGCGCAAACGCGCGGCTGAGGTCTACGATTGGTCCGTCATCGTGCGTGCGTACGAAGATCTCTGGCTCGAGTTGCGAGAACTCCGCCGGACGGCGGAAGAAGTGACGCCACGCCGTCCTGGGGAGGCGGCCAGCCCGTTCTACCCTGACCCGTTCGATATTTTCAGTTGCCATCCCACTTCGGTTCTCGGACCCGCTACAATTATCAAGGCAGTTCCGGGGGCGGCGGAGACAGCGGCTGATTTTCTTCTCAGGCATAATTTCGTGTCATTCGGCGCGGACTTCATGCTCACCGGCGACGAGCTTGCGACACTCTTGGCAGAGCTCGAGCGTCGTGGATCTTTGAAGCTTTCCGAACTTGAGGAAAAACTGGCTCCGGCGGTGGTTCACCGCCTCCGGCGCACTCTCGGGTGGCTTCTCAAATTCGGCCAGATCAAGTTAGGCGAAAATGAAACCGATTGA
- a CDS encoding type I secretion system permease/ATPase: protein MAGNPSPSSADQAVDDPLRRIFEACRGAFVTAGVFSFVVNMLILTMPLYMFSLFDRVLGTGNMATLTMLALIAFAALLVQALIDIARTYLFTHVSSWIDAQISPQLFERSVTGSLVRGRRGGDALENLQGLRQFLGSPSVFMLMDLPFIPIFMIVLFLLNFAIGMTAAIGGAILFGLALANKIMAKSSLAKASTSANQARKLSRAAVENADIVEAMGMRKSIMSDWASFNEYSLRSQNEASQIAGIIQAFIKMFRMGIMMAVMTVAAIQIVDPASSLSRGAMMASVILVSRALMPLEAIVGSWGQVADAVQRYRFLASILNGVSAKPEDSVFPLDPKGQLSVENVHYHVRGMNRAILSRVSFELAPGESVAIIGPSAAGKTSLARLIAGIESPTSGVVRLDGADVYRWPSEDRGRHVGYLPQQVLLFEGSIRDNISRFDKTVTNEQVIQAAEMAGLHRMILKMEQGYDTPVGPGGSLLSGGQRQRVGLARALLGDPKLVLLDEPNANLDTEGDQALKTAIESLTARGATVVVILHRPNILQIVDKILVLREGVVQKFSNRDDVMPLIGGVPSAPSIDHKSAKAVADN, encoded by the coding sequence ATGGCGGGTAACCCATCGCCGTCGAGCGCCGATCAAGCCGTAGACGATCCGCTGCGCAGGATATTTGAGGCCTGCCGCGGCGCTTTCGTCACGGCAGGTGTGTTCAGTTTCGTGGTCAATATGCTCATCCTGACCATGCCGCTTTACATGTTTTCCCTATTCGATCGGGTTCTCGGTACCGGAAACATGGCAACGCTGACCATGTTGGCCCTGATTGCATTCGCGGCACTGCTTGTTCAGGCCCTGATCGATATCGCGCGAACCTATCTGTTCACGCATGTCAGTTCCTGGATCGACGCTCAGATATCTCCCCAGCTCTTCGAGCGGTCCGTAACCGGTTCGCTGGTTCGTGGACGTCGCGGAGGAGATGCGCTTGAAAACCTGCAGGGTCTCCGTCAGTTCCTCGGCAGTCCCAGCGTTTTCATGCTGATGGATCTACCCTTTATCCCGATTTTCATGATCGTGTTGTTCTTGCTGAATTTCGCGATTGGGATGACCGCGGCCATTGGCGGGGCGATTTTGTTCGGGCTGGCTCTCGCCAACAAAATCATGGCGAAGTCATCGCTCGCCAAGGCATCCACCTCAGCCAATCAGGCACGCAAGCTCAGTCGCGCCGCGGTCGAGAATGCCGATATCGTCGAAGCCATGGGCATGCGCAAATCGATCATGTCGGATTGGGCGTCATTCAACGAATACTCCCTTCGCAGCCAGAACGAAGCGAGCCAAATCGCCGGGATTATCCAAGCCTTTATCAAGATGTTCCGCATGGGCATCATGATGGCGGTGATGACAGTGGCCGCCATTCAGATTGTCGACCCTGCCAGCAGTCTGTCGCGCGGGGCCATGATGGCGTCCGTTATCCTCGTATCTCGCGCACTGATGCCGCTTGAAGCGATTGTGGGTTCCTGGGGACAGGTTGCCGACGCGGTCCAGCGCTACCGCTTCCTCGCATCGATCCTGAACGGCGTATCCGCCAAACCGGAAGACAGCGTCTTTCCGCTGGATCCGAAGGGTCAGCTCTCGGTCGAGAATGTGCACTATCACGTTCGCGGAATGAACAGAGCCATCCTGTCCCGGGTTTCATTCGAGCTCGCCCCCGGCGAGTCGGTGGCGATCATCGGGCCTTCAGCCGCCGGCAAGACCTCACTCGCGAGACTAATCGCCGGAATCGAAAGCCCCACGAGCGGAGTGGTCCGGCTTGACGGAGCCGACGTCTACAGATGGCCGAGCGAGGACCGTGGACGGCATGTCGGCTATTTGCCGCAACAGGTTCTGCTGTTCGAGGGCTCGATACGCGACAATATCTCGCGTTTCGACAAAACCGTAACGAACGAGCAGGTCATCCAGGCTGCCGAAATGGCTGGGTTGCACCGGATGATTCTCAAGATGGAGCAAGGATACGACACCCCTGTCGGGCCGGGCGGCAGCCTTCTTTCCGGCGGGCAGAGACAACGTGTCGGTCTCGCCCGTGCGTTGCTGGGTGATCCCAAGCTGGTCCTTCTCGACGAACCCAACGCGAACCTCGATACCGAGGGCGATCAAGCGCTGAAAACAGCGATCGAGAGCCTTACGGCGCGGGGAGCAACAGTTGTCGTGATCCTTCATCGCCCCAATATCCTTCAGATCGTCGACAAGATCTTGGTATTGCGGGAAGGCGTCGTACAGAAATTCTCAAACCGGGATGACGTGATGCCTCTGATCGGAGGCGTCCCATCGGCGCCAAGCATTGATCACAAGAGTGCGAAAGCGGTCGCCGACAATTAG
- a CDS encoding HlyD family type I secretion periplasmic adaptor subunit, with the protein MSDTSLTVVSDDLLKKRLPIAARDATSSGSVDKLTTPTWKRASLAGWSTLVLFFVIFGGWSVVAPLGSAVRAMGELRVISERQVVQHSEGGIVERLYVREGDSVRKGQLLAELNPLVTNANYARLQNQIYAVLAERARLEAVRDKKDEIEFPLRLVDAADDPEVIRLMELEQKVFDAEKNSIENLQKLIQERIAQLRSQIDGSVTRLKATENQIAILDEELEGVRTLYNKGLERKPRVLALERAKEQLHGVAGQLEGSIAQSRLAIGEQQIRIESIESEFRDKTASSLRQNSLRLDDLKQEENVWRDRLERNEIRSPLDGQIVDMRVNTEGGVLGGGEVMMSIVPIHDELIGVVKIKTKDVDALLIGSPVQIMLSAFNPRITPPIDGILTSVSLDAITDNRGQQFFEARVQIDPHSLERNLPEAQLTAGMGLSALIAVGERTLFEYWMTPLTASLQQAMREP; encoded by the coding sequence ATGTCTGACACTAGTCTTACCGTCGTATCGGATGACCTGCTGAAAAAGCGGCTCCCCATCGCTGCGCGAGATGCAACATCCAGCGGTTCGGTTGACAAACTTACGACTCCAACCTGGAAGCGCGCGAGTTTGGCCGGGTGGAGCACCCTGGTCCTTTTCTTTGTGATCTTCGGCGGCTGGTCTGTCGTAGCGCCGCTCGGTAGCGCAGTAAGAGCGATGGGTGAACTGCGCGTCATCAGCGAACGGCAGGTGGTGCAGCATTCCGAGGGCGGCATCGTTGAAAGGCTCTATGTTCGCGAGGGCGACTCGGTGAGGAAGGGACAACTACTCGCCGAGCTGAATCCTCTCGTCACTAACGCGAACTACGCCAGGTTGCAGAACCAGATCTATGCCGTTCTTGCAGAGCGCGCCCGTCTTGAAGCGGTCCGCGACAAGAAGGATGAGATCGAGTTTCCGCTCAGGCTTGTAGATGCCGCCGACGACCCCGAGGTCATCAGGCTCATGGAACTCGAGCAGAAAGTTTTCGACGCGGAGAAAAACTCCATCGAGAATCTGCAAAAGCTGATTCAGGAGCGCATTGCACAACTGCGTTCCCAGATCGACGGCTCCGTTACGCGTCTGAAAGCCACCGAGAATCAGATAGCAATTCTGGACGAGGAACTCGAAGGTGTAAGAACGCTCTACAACAAGGGGCTGGAGAGGAAGCCCCGCGTCCTGGCGCTGGAACGTGCGAAAGAACAACTTCACGGTGTCGCGGGCCAATTGGAGGGCTCCATTGCGCAGAGCCGCCTCGCAATCGGCGAGCAGCAAATCCGCATAGAGTCGATCGAAAGCGAATTCCGCGACAAGACGGCGAGTTCTCTTCGGCAGAATTCACTGCGTCTCGATGATCTCAAGCAAGAAGAAAATGTCTGGCGCGACAGGCTAGAGCGGAATGAGATCCGGTCTCCGCTCGATGGACAGATTGTCGACATGCGCGTGAACACTGAGGGCGGCGTTCTCGGCGGAGGGGAAGTGATGATGAGCATCGTCCCTATCCACGACGAATTGATCGGCGTAGTGAAAATCAAGACGAAAGACGTCGATGCGCTTCTGATCGGATCTCCTGTTCAGATCATGCTTTCGGCGTTCAATCCTCGAATCACGCCTCCAATCGACGGTATTCTGACATCTGTCTCGCTTGATGCGATCACGGACAATCGCGGACAACAGTTCTTTGAAGCCCGCGTCCAGATTGACCCTCATTCGCTTGAGCGAAACCTGCCCGAAGCCCAGCTGACAGCGGGCATGGGGCTTTCTGCGCTCATTGCCGTTGGCGAAAGGACCCTGTTCGAATACTGGATGACCCCGCTAACTGCGAGTCTCCAACAAGCCATGCGGGAACCTTAA
- a CDS encoding glycosyltransferase family 4 protein, translated as MKILFVHQNMPGQFKHLAPALAADGHEVVFITKSGKPNLPGVRKVEYKPHREPKEPPHRYFDRFEDQILHGQAVVKVCLALKETGFEPDVICAHTGWGEALFLKDAFPEARLLTFNEFFYRGRGTDTDFLKEDRPDIDRECRTRVRNAHMLVSMAAADWGYVPTYWQWSTHPKALREKMSVIHDGIDTDFLSRQPDAYLDLADGRRLTADDEVVTYVARNLEPYRGFDVVASALKGIQAARPNAHIVVTGGEDVSYGSGPGYQDSWKDALIPHLELDASRLHFMGRLPYEEFGRMLSISRAHIYLTYPFVLSWSMLEAMSRECLVVASDTPPVREVIHNGKNGLLVPYSDSAKLVSTVAEALAKGKDMDRVRKAARQTVIDRYDLKTVCLPQLLDIVAKLGRREMPEPTTQIPAEVVASMGWPSTDASKLSLWSEMRV; from the coding sequence ATGAAAATCCTGTTTGTTCACCAGAACATGCCCGGGCAATTCAAGCATCTGGCGCCGGCTTTGGCCGCCGATGGACACGAAGTGGTCTTCATCACGAAATCGGGAAAACCGAATTTGCCGGGCGTGCGCAAAGTCGAATACAAGCCGCACCGGGAACCGAAAGAGCCGCCGCATCGTTATTTCGACCGTTTCGAAGACCAGATCCTGCACGGTCAGGCGGTCGTCAAGGTCTGCCTGGCGCTGAAGGAAACTGGGTTCGAACCCGACGTCATCTGCGCCCATACCGGGTGGGGGGAAGCGCTATTTCTCAAGGACGCTTTTCCGGAAGCGAGACTGCTGACTTTTAATGAGTTTTTCTATCGAGGCCGGGGGACAGATACGGATTTCCTGAAGGAAGACCGGCCCGATATTGATCGCGAATGCCGGACGCGAGTCCGCAATGCGCACATGCTCGTTTCGATGGCCGCCGCCGATTGGGGATATGTTCCGACCTATTGGCAATGGTCAACGCATCCAAAGGCGCTACGCGAGAAAATGTCGGTGATTCACGACGGTATCGATACCGATTTCCTCAGTCGTCAGCCGGACGCCTATCTGGATCTGGCCGATGGCCGCCGGCTCACCGCCGATGACGAGGTTGTGACCTATGTTGCCAGAAATCTTGAGCCCTACAGGGGGTTCGACGTGGTTGCTTCGGCCCTGAAGGGAATACAGGCAGCCAGGCCGAACGCTCATATCGTTGTAACGGGTGGTGAGGACGTGAGCTATGGGAGCGGTCCCGGGTATCAGGACAGCTGGAAAGACGCGTTGATCCCCCATCTCGAACTTGACGCTTCGCGCCTGCATTTCATGGGGCGGCTTCCATATGAAGAGTTCGGCCGCATGTTGTCGATCTCAAGGGCGCATATCTATCTTACCTATCCGTTCGTGCTTTCCTGGTCGATGCTCGAGGCGATGTCCAGGGAATGTCTGGTCGTTGCAAGCGATACACCCCCGGTCCGGGAGGTCATTCACAACGGGAAAAACGGTCTCCTCGTGCCCTACAGCGACTCGGCGAAACTGGTTTCCACAGTCGCCGAAGCATTGGCGAAGGGAAAGGATATGGACAGGGTCCGCAAAGCGGCGCGGCAAACCGTTATCGATCGCTACGATCTGAAGACCGTTTGCCTTCCGCAGCTTCTGGATATTGTGGCGAAGCTTGGACGCCGGGAGATGCCGGAGCCGACGACACAGATCCCGGCCGAGGTCGTGGCGTCGATGGGATGGCCTTCGACGGACGCAAGCAAGCTGTCACTATGGTCCGAAATGCGGGTATGA